Proteins co-encoded in one Arachis hypogaea cultivar Tifrunner chromosome 13, arahy.Tifrunner.gnm2.J5K5, whole genome shotgun sequence genomic window:
- the LOC112736649 gene encoding scarecrow-like protein 30 isoform X1: protein MISADSRTENYAGFVYENGPMSVFSNSNNHQNPENVFKFEDSSSNHAESPTSDDPDGTNNGESHAESTKHSNPILRYISEILLDEEDDLQQKPCMLHDCLKLQAAEKGFYDAIGRSYPSSPSKIYGGFGDDCHDPDDSNFGRTTSSESNSSSYNTSENSCESDWFNGWGDFESKFLQNTLIESPEIKNSYEVLGLGNSQIRDSHGSVYFQNGTLHNIIPDMLPPITGGGSGRSREKRSHHVDDATQEGERGNKLSAVYADESEPLEMFDAVLLCQDGKSPAIFCGDRESDSGGSNVKASRSKKGANKGGATNKGGTISTTVDLWSLLTQCAQAVASYDQRSANEILKQIRQNSPASGDGLQRLAKYFADGLESRLAAGTPKYILLQSASAADMLKAYKVYITAIPFQRMSNFLANRTILKLAQNESSLHIIDFGIFYGFQWPCLIQRLSERPGGPPRLRITGIDLPQPGFRPAERVEETGRRLKNYCKRFGVPFEYNCLAQKWETIQLEDLNIDRNEVTVVNCLYRLKNLSDETVTANCPRDAVLRLIRRINPNIFIHGVINGTYNAPFFLTRFREALFHFSALFDMFEATVPRDNPHRLMFEQGLFGRDAINVIACEGAERVERPETYKQWQVRNRRAGFKQLAIAPELLNRVKGMVKKEYHKDFVVDEDGKWVLQGWKGRILHALSPWVPA, encoded by the coding sequence ATGATCTCTGCAGATTCTCGTACGGAGAATTATGCTGGTTTCGTATATGAGAATGGTCCTATGTCGGTGTTCTCCAATAGTAATAATCATCAGAACCCTGAAAATGTGTTCAAGTTTGAAGATTCATCTTCAAATCATGCAGAATCTCCTACTAGTGATGATCCTGATGGCACAAATAATGGAGAATCACACGCAGAGAGTACTAAGCACTCAAACCCTATTCTCAGATACATAAGTGAGATTCTGTTGGATGAGGAAGATGATTTGCAGCAAAAGCCCTGTATGTTGCATGATTGTTTGAAGCTCCAGGCTGCCGAGAAGGGGTTCTACGACGCCATCGGCCGCAGCTACCCTTCGTCGCCGTCAAAGATCTATGGTGGTTTTGGGGATGATTGCCATGATCCTGATGATAGTAATTTTGGTAGAACAACTAGCTCTGAGAGCAATAGTAGCAGCTACAACACTAGTGAAAATTCATGCGAGTCTGATTGGTTCAATGGATGGGGTGATTTTGAGTCCAAATTCCTTCAAAACACTCTGATTGAGTCCCCAGAAATAAAGAACTCCTATGAGGTTTTAGGGTTAGGTAATTCTCAAATTAGGGATTCGCATGGTTCTGTCTATTTTCAAAATGGAACCTTGCACAACATAATTCCAGATATGCTGCCACCAATTACTGGAGGAGGTAGTGGTAGATCAAGGGAAAAGAGGAGCCATCATGTGGATGATGCCACACAAGAAGGGGAGAGAGGAAACAAGCTCTCAGCTGTGTATGCCGATGAGTCGGAGCCATTGGAGATGTTTGATGCAGTGCTGCTTTGTCAGGATGGCAAGAGTCCTGCCATTTTTTGTGGCGACCGCGAATCCGACTCGGGTGGATCTAATGTGAAGGCAAGCCGTTCGAAGAAAGGTGCGAACAAGGGTGGAGCTACCAACAAAGGGGGCACCATAAGTACAACAGTTGATTTATGGAGTCTCCTAACTCAATGTGCACAAGCTGTGGCAAGCTATGATCAGAGGAGTGCGAATGAGATACTCAAGCAGATAAGGCAGAACTCTCCGGCTTCTGGCGATGGGTTGCAGCGTTTGGCTAAGTACTTCGCCGATGGCCTTGAGTCGAGGTTAGCTGCCGGGACACCCAAGTATATCCTCCTTCAGTCAGCATCTGCTGCAGATATGTTAAAGGCATACAAAGTTTACATCACAGCCATCCCATTTCAAAGGATGTCAAATTTCTTGGCTAATAGGACTATTCTGAAGCTAGCACAGAATGAAAGCAGTCTTCACATTATTGACTTTgggattttctatggtttccAGTGGCCTTGCCTCATCCAGCGCCTTTCAGAGAGACCTGGAGGGCCTCCTAGGCTTCGGATCACTGGAATTGATCTTCCTCAGCCTGGATTCAGGCCTGCAGAAAGGGTTGAGGAGACCGGGCGACGCTTGAAAAACTATTGCAAgaggtttggggtcccatttgAGTACAATTGCCTTGCACAGAAGTGGGAAACCATACAACTCGAAGATCTCAATATCGATAGGAATGAAGTGACCGTGGTTAACTGTCTATACAGATTGAAGAACCTGTCTGATGAGACTGTGACCGCGAACTGTCCAAGGGATGCCGTATTAAGGTTGATCAGGAGGATAAATCCAAACATCTTTATCCATGGTGTGATCAATGGCACTTACAATGCCCCATTTTTCTTGACTCGTTTCAGGGAGGCGCTCTTCCACTTCTCGGCATTGTTTGACATGTTTGAGGCCACTGTGCCACGCGACAATCCACATAGGCTGATGTTTGAGCAGGGGTTGTTTGGAAGGGATGCCATCAATGTCATAGCATGTGAAGGGGCTGAAAGAGTAGAAAGGCCAGAGACCTATAAGCAGTGGCAAGTTAGGAACAGAAGAGCAGGGTTCAAGCAACTTGCAATTGCACCAGAACTGTTAAATAGAGTCAAAGGAATGGTGAAGAAGGAATATCACAAAGATTTTGTAGTGGATGAAGACGGAAAATGGGTCTTACAAGGATGGAAAGGGAGAATTCTCCATGCGCTCTCTCCTTGGGTTCCTGCTTAA
- the LOC112736649 gene encoding scarecrow-like protein 14 isoform X2, translating to MISADSRTENYAGFVYENGPMSVFSNSNNHQNPENVFKFEDSSSNHAESPTSDDPDGTNNGESHAESTKHSNPILRYISEILLDEEDDLQQKPCMLHDCLKLQAAEKGFYDAIGRSYPSSPSKIYGGFGDDCHDPDDSNFGRTTSSESNSSSYNTSENSCESDWFNGWGDFESKFLQNTLIESPEIKNSYEVLGLGNSQIRDSHGSVYFQNGTLHNIIPDMLPPITGGGSGRSREKRSHHVDDATQEGERGNKLSAVYADESEPLEMFDAVLLCQDGKSPAIFCGDRESDSGGSNVKASRSKKGANKGGATNKGGTISTTVDLWSLLTQCAQAVASYDQRSANEILKQIRQNSPASGDGLQRLAKYFADGLESRLAAGTPKYILLQSASAADMLKAYKVYITAIPFQRMSNFLANRTILKLAQNESSLHIIDFGIFYGFQWPCLIQRLSERPGGPPRLRITGIDLPQPGFRPAERVEETGRRLKNYCKRFGVPFEYNCLAQKWETIQLEDLNIDRNEVTVVNCLYRLKNLSDETVTANCPRDAVLREALFHFSALFDMFEATVPRDNPHRLMFEQGLFGRDAINVIACEGAERVERPETYKQWQVRNRRAGFKQLAIAPELLNRVKGMVKKEYHKDFVVDEDGKWVLQGWKGRILHALSPWVPA from the exons ATGATCTCTGCAGATTCTCGTACGGAGAATTATGCTGGTTTCGTATATGAGAATGGTCCTATGTCGGTGTTCTCCAATAGTAATAATCATCAGAACCCTGAAAATGTGTTCAAGTTTGAAGATTCATCTTCAAATCATGCAGAATCTCCTACTAGTGATGATCCTGATGGCACAAATAATGGAGAATCACACGCAGAGAGTACTAAGCACTCAAACCCTATTCTCAGATACATAAGTGAGATTCTGTTGGATGAGGAAGATGATTTGCAGCAAAAGCCCTGTATGTTGCATGATTGTTTGAAGCTCCAGGCTGCCGAGAAGGGGTTCTACGACGCCATCGGCCGCAGCTACCCTTCGTCGCCGTCAAAGATCTATGGTGGTTTTGGGGATGATTGCCATGATCCTGATGATAGTAATTTTGGTAGAACAACTAGCTCTGAGAGCAATAGTAGCAGCTACAACACTAGTGAAAATTCATGCGAGTCTGATTGGTTCAATGGATGGGGTGATTTTGAGTCCAAATTCCTTCAAAACACTCTGATTGAGTCCCCAGAAATAAAGAACTCCTATGAGGTTTTAGGGTTAGGTAATTCTCAAATTAGGGATTCGCATGGTTCTGTCTATTTTCAAAATGGAACCTTGCACAACATAATTCCAGATATGCTGCCACCAATTACTGGAGGAGGTAGTGGTAGATCAAGGGAAAAGAGGAGCCATCATGTGGATGATGCCACACAAGAAGGGGAGAGAGGAAACAAGCTCTCAGCTGTGTATGCCGATGAGTCGGAGCCATTGGAGATGTTTGATGCAGTGCTGCTTTGTCAGGATGGCAAGAGTCCTGCCATTTTTTGTGGCGACCGCGAATCCGACTCGGGTGGATCTAATGTGAAGGCAAGCCGTTCGAAGAAAGGTGCGAACAAGGGTGGAGCTACCAACAAAGGGGGCACCATAAGTACAACAGTTGATTTATGGAGTCTCCTAACTCAATGTGCACAAGCTGTGGCAAGCTATGATCAGAGGAGTGCGAATGAGATACTCAAGCAGATAAGGCAGAACTCTCCGGCTTCTGGCGATGGGTTGCAGCGTTTGGCTAAGTACTTCGCCGATGGCCTTGAGTCGAGGTTAGCTGCCGGGACACCCAAGTATATCCTCCTTCAGTCAGCATCTGCTGCAGATATGTTAAAGGCATACAAAGTTTACATCACAGCCATCCCATTTCAAAGGATGTCAAATTTCTTGGCTAATAGGACTATTCTGAAGCTAGCACAGAATGAAAGCAGTCTTCACATTATTGACTTTgggattttctatggtttccAGTGGCCTTGCCTCATCCAGCGCCTTTCAGAGAGACCTGGAGGGCCTCCTAGGCTTCGGATCACTGGAATTGATCTTCCTCAGCCTGGATTCAGGCCTGCAGAAAGGGTTGAGGAGACCGGGCGACGCTTGAAAAACTATTGCAAgaggtttggggtcccatttgAGTACAATTGCCTTGCACAGAAGTGGGAAACCATACAACTCGAAGATCTCAATATCGATAGGAATGAAGTGACCGTGGTTAACTGTCTATACAGATTGAAGAACCTGTCTGATGAGACTGTGACCGCGAACTGTCCAAGGGATGCCGTATTAAG GGAGGCGCTCTTCCACTTCTCGGCATTGTTTGACATGTTTGAGGCCACTGTGCCACGCGACAATCCACATAGGCTGATGTTTGAGCAGGGGTTGTTTGGAAGGGATGCCATCAATGTCATAGCATGTGAAGGGGCTGAAAGAGTAGAAAGGCCAGAGACCTATAAGCAGTGGCAAGTTAGGAACAGAAGAGCAGGGTTCAAGCAACTTGCAATTGCACCAGAACTGTTAAATAGAGTCAAAGGAATGGTGAAGAAGGAATATCACAAAGATTTTGTAGTGGATGAAGACGGAAAATGGGTCTTACAAGGATGGAAAGGGAGAATTCTCCATGCGCTCTCTCCTTGGGTTCCTGCTTAA
- the LOC112735711 gene encoding uncharacterized protein C24B11.05, translating to MEENNGHDQFHEASKAKYDCLLFDLDDTLYPFSSGMTVQIGEKVIEYVVQKIGIEDVAKVRELCLALYKTYGTVLAGFKAFGHDFDNEEFNSFVHEALPYDDVLKPDPILKDILQNLPLRKIIFTNADNAHAVRVLKRLGLEDCFERIIDFDTLNSSNNNMDPAHDYQHGIDAESKPVSARICEIYEYMKNPDSSYIDMVLPRTPVVCKPFEYAFQKLFKIANIDPQRTLFFDDSIRNLLMAKSFGIHTVAVGTCIETAGVDHSMKSIHDIRNAFPELWKQRP from the exons ATGGAAGAAAATAATGGACATGATCAGTTCCATGAAGCTTCAAAGGCTAAGTACGATTGTCTTTTGTTTG atcttgATGACACCCTTTATCCTTTTAGTTCTGGTATGACAGTCCAGATCGGAGAAAAAGTTATAG AGTATGTGGTACAAAAGATTGGTATAGAAGATGTGGCTAAGGTCCGTGAATTGTGCCTTGCGTTATATAAGACTTATGGAACAGTATTGGCTGGTTTCAAG GCATTTGGACATGATTTTGACAATGAAGAGTTTAATAG TTTTGTACATGAGGCATTGCCATATGATGATGTACTGAAACCAGACCCTATTCTAAAGGACATTTTACAAAACCTGCCTCTCAGAAAGATT aTTTTTACGAACGCAGACAATGCTCATGCCGTTAGAGTGCTTAAAAGGCTTGGACTAGAGGACTGCTTTGAGAGAATCATAGACTTTGACACTTTGAATTCCTCTAATAATAACATGGATCCTGCTCATGATTACCAACATGGCATTGATGCTGAATCAAAGCCAGTTAGCGCAAGAATATGTGAGATTTATGAGTATATGAAAAACCCTGATTCTTCTTATATAGACATGGTGCTTCCTAGGACCCCGGTTGTCTGCAAGCCCTTTGAATATGCATTTCAAAAGCTTTTCAAGATTGCTAATATTGACCCTCAAAGAACA CTGTTCTTTGATGATAGTATCCGCAACTTACTGATGGCCAAAAGCTTTGGCATTCACACTGTCGCA GTGGGTACTTGCATTGAAACTGCAGGAGTAGATCATTCAATGAAGAGCATCCATGATATCAGGAACGCATTTCCAGAGCTCTGGAAACAACGCCCATGA
- the LOC112736650 gene encoding uncharacterized protein: MDQFGMGDYYIGSDEDEEVYLSHDEEDYYAFKNYYHCHPVSSTEKLNLESGNKIIMPPSALNKLLYAGVEYPMLFEMRHPSNRKFSHCGVLEFTAEEGKICVPSWMMKNMQLEDADLVLLKSTTLVKGTYLKLQPHTKNFMDLSNIKAMLEINLRSFSCVTTGDTIMIPYNNKEYYIDVIETKPSYAISLIETDCEVDFAPPLDYKEEVKKQLPSTSSDRKQQQQQEADDTDILTKIGEFAPFSGSARRLDGKPSTPSDKQASSFSCMAKQQGDDEHKSSDSKSSSNNVSSTTSGKLLFGSRPHKASQKSTNQDKAKITQKPQEPKFQAFTGKKYSLRS, encoded by the exons ATGGACCAATTTGGCATG GGTGATTACTACATCGGCAGCGATGAAGATGAAGAAGTCTACTTGAGTCATGATGAGGAGGAttattatgcttttaaaaattattaccaCTGTCACCCTGTTTCTTCCACTGAAAAG ttAAATTTGGAATCGGGCAATAAGA TTATCATGCCCCCTTCAGCACTTAATAAACTTT TGTATGCTGGAGTGGAATACCCTATGTTATTTGAAATGAGACATCCTTCTAATAGAAAATTTTCTCACTGTGGAGTCCTAGAATTCACTGCTGAAGAGGGAAAAATTTGTGTACCGAGTTGG ATGATGAAAAATATGCAGCTGGAAGATGCAGATCTTGTGCTTCTGAAAAGCACCACACTTGTAAAAGGAACATACCTCAAGCTGCAGCCTCACACAAAGAATTTCATGGATCTCTCAAATATAAAAGCAAT GCTGGAGATTAATCTGAGGAGTTTTTCATGTGTAACAACTGGGGAcacaataatgattccatacaacaacaaagagtactacattgatgtgattgAAACTAAGCCATCTTATGCTATCAGCCTCATTGAAACAGACTGCGAAGTTGATTTTGCCCCACCTCTTGATTATAAAGAAGAAGTTAAGAAACAGTTGCCATCTACTTCATCTGACAGGAAACAACAGCAACAGCAAGAAG CTGATGACACTGACATTCTAACAAAGATCGGAGAGTTTGCACCATTCTCTGGTTCTGCAAGGCGTTTAGATGGTAAGCCATCCACACCATCAGATAAACaagcttcttctttctcttgtaTGGCAAAACAGCAAGGTGACGATGAACACAAGAGTTCTGATTCCAAGTCTTCGTCGAATAATGTTTCATCTACAACTTCTGGGAAGCTTCTCTTTGGGTCAAGACCACACAAG GCCTCTCAGAAATCCACTAATCAAGACAAGGCAAAAATAACCCAGAAGCCACAAGAACCAAAGTTTCAAGCTTTCACAGGAAAAAAGTATTCGCTAAGAAGTTGA
- the LOC112736651 gene encoding uncharacterized protein C24B11.05 codes for MENGHQFQEVSKAKYDCLLFDLDDTLYPYSSGLSAQTAKNIEEYMLQKLGMEPAELPEVNQSLYKIYGTTMAGLRAIGYDFDYGDFHRFVHGGLPYHLLKTDPVLRGILQSLPIRKVIFTNADHSHAVRALQRLGLEDCFERIISFDTLNPSNKINTLDVKNGSESKPVSTGIFDFYEYVRHPGPDVKLPKTPVVCKPFEDAFEKVFEIASIDPKRTLFFDDSTRNLLTAKRVGLHTVVVGTSVRTTGIDHALESIHNIREAFPELWEASEKHEIVKYKVAIETSVIA; via the exons ATGGAAAATGGACATCAGTTCCAGGAGGTTTCAAAGGCAAAATATGACTGTCTTTTATTTG ATCTTGATGACACCCTTTATCCTTACAGTTCTGGGTTGTCGGCTCAGACAGCAAAGAACATTGAAG AGTATATGCTACAAAAGCTTGGTATGGAGCCTGCTGAACTCCCTGAAGTGAACCAATCATTATATAAGATTTATGGGACAACAATGGCTGGTCTGAGG GCAATTGGCTATGACTTTGACTATGGTGACTTTCATAG ATTTGTTCACGGGGGATTGCCATATCACTTGCTGAAAACAGATCCagttctaaggggtattttgcaAAGCCTCCCTATTAGGAAAGTG ATTTTTACAAATGCAGACCATAGTCATGCAGTTCGGGCACTCCAAAGGCTTGGACTTGAAGATTGCTTTGAAAGAATCATAAGCTTTGATACTCTGAATCCCTCCAACAAGATCAATACACTTGATGTTAAAAATGGCAGCGAATCCAAACCAGTTTCCACTGGAATTTTCGATTTCTACGAGTACGTGCGCCACCCAGGCCCTGACGTGAAACTTCCAAAGACCCCAGTTGTTTGCAAACCCTTTGAAGATGCATTTGAGAAGGTTTTTGAGATAGCTAGTATTGACCCTAAGAGAACA TTGTTCTTTGATGATAGTACCCGCAATTTACTAACAGCCAAACGCGTAGGCCTCCACACAGTTGTG GTGGGTACTTCCGTTCGAACTACAGGAATTGATCATGCTTTGGAAAGCATCCATAATATCAGGGAGGCATTTCCAGAACTCTGGGAAGCCAGCGAAAAGCATGAAATTGTCAAATATAAGGTTGCAATTGAGACATCAGTGATAGCTTAG